A stretch of Rhinopithecus roxellana isolate Shanxi Qingling chromosome 12, ASM756505v1, whole genome shotgun sequence DNA encodes these proteins:
- the USP29 gene encoding ubiquitin carboxyl-terminal hydrolase 29, protein MISLKVRGFIQIWSQRTGMTKLKEALIETVQRQKEIKLVVTFKSGKFIRIFQLSNNIRSVVLRHCKKRQSHLRLTLKNNVFLFIDKLSYRDAKQLNMFLDIIHQNKFQQSMKPDDDWSVFESRNVLKEIDKTSFYSICNKPSYQKMPLFMSKSPTHVKKGLLENQGGKEKNPLASDLQMNEDILKEHNPVANKKYMTDSLKYIQSNRKNPSSLEDLEKASDLKLGPSFKTNSNGHPNLDETVLATQTLDTKNGLTFPLEPEHSQDDPKCNEAQVPLDSHSEQLQQGFPNLGNTCYMNAILQSLFAIPSFADDLLTQDVPWEYIPFEALIMTLTQLLALKDFCSTEIKRELLGNVKKVISAVAEIFSGNMQNDAHEFLGQCLDQLKEDMEHLNAILNTGKKCGDENSSPQMHVGSAATKVFVCPVVANFEFELQLSIICKACGHAVLKVEPNNYLSINLHQETKPLPLSVQNSLDLFFREEELEYNCEMCKHKSCVARHTFSRLSRVLIVHLKRYSFNNAWLLVKNNEQVYIPKYLSLSSYCNESTKPPLPLSSHAPVGKCEVLEVSQEMISEITSPLTPSMKLTSESSDSLVVPVEPEKNADLQRSQRDCGEASQEQHQRDLENGSALESELVHFRDRAISEQELPVADSPMDQQDISLPVICEDGGKPISSPDTRLVEVHLQEVPQHPELQKYEKTNTFVEFDSDSVMESTNDFYECKENRVPEGSQGMTEQLQQCFEESIIEEFLQQAPPPGVRKPDAQEHAEETPNQSTELRLQQADLNHLGALGSDNPGNENILDTDNTRGEAKELTRNVKMGDPLQAYRLISVVSHIGSSPNSGHYISDVYDFQKQAWFTYNDLCVSEISETKMQEARLHSGYIFFYMHNGIFEELLRKAENSRLLSTQAGVIPQEE, encoded by the coding sequence ATGATATCTCTAAAGGTACGTGGATTCATCCAGATTTGGAGCCAGAGGACTGGGATGACTAAGTTGAAAGAAGCTCTCATTGAAACAGTGCaaagacaaaaggaaattaaACTGGTGGTCACTTTCAAATCTGGAAAATTTATAAGAATTTTTCAGCTGAGTAATAACATTAGAAGTGTGGTCCTTAGACAttgtaaaaaaagacaaagtcacCTGCGtttaactttgaaaaacaatgtgTTCTTGTTTATTGACAAACTATCCTACAGAGATGCTAAACAGTTGAATATGTTCCTGGACATAATCCATCAAAACAAATTTCAGCAATCCATGAAACCTGATGATGATTGGAGTGTGTTTGAAAGCAGGAATGTGCTGAAGGAAATTGACAAAACTTCATTTTACAGCATTTGTAACAAGCCAAGTTATCAGAAGATGCCTTTGTTTATGTCAAAATCACCAACACATGTGAAAAAAGGGTTATTAGAAAATCAAGGTGGGAAGGAGAAAAACCCACTAGCATCTGATCTACAGATGAACGAGGACATTCTGAAGGAACATAACCCTGTAGCAAACAAGAAATATATGACAGATTCCTTGAAATATATACAAAGCAATAGGAAGAACCCATCAAGTTTAGAGGATTTAGAAAAAGCTAGCGATTTGAAACTCGGGCCTTCATTCAAGACCAACTCTAATGGACATCCTAACCTAGATGAGACTGTTCTTGCAACCCAGACTCTTGATACCAAAAATGGTTTGACATTTCCATTAGAACCAGAGCACAGCCAGGATGACCCAAAATGCAACGAAGCCCAGGTGCCTCTTGACTCTCATTCAGAGCAACTGCAGCAAGGGTTCCCCAATTTGGGAAACACCTGTTACATGAATGCAATTTTACAATCGCTATTTGCAATTCCGTCTTTTGCTGATGACTTACTCACTCAAGATGTCCCATGGGAATATATTCCCTTTGAGGCTCTTATTATGACCTTGACCCAGCTGCTTGCTTTGAAAGATTTCTGTAGTACAGAGATCAAGAGAGAATTACTTGGGAATGTTAAAAAAGTCATTTCAGCAGTTGCAGAAATATTTTCTGGCAACATGCAGAATGATGCACATGAGTTTTTAGGTCAGTGTTTAGACCAGCTGAAAGAAGACATGGAACACTTAAATGCCATTTTGAATACTGGGAAAAAATGCGGGGATGAAAATTCATCTCCACAAATGCATGTTGGTAGTGCTGCCACCAAAGTGTTTGTTTGTCCTGTTGTTGCTAATTTTGAGTTTGAGTTGCAGCTCTCCATTATCTGTAAAGCCTGCGGTCATGCGGTTCTCAAGGTAGAACCTAACAATTATCTCTCCATCAACCTGCACCAAGAAACAAAACCACTTCCTTTGTCTGTTCAGAATTCTCTAGATCTTTTCTTTAGAGAAGAAGAGCTTGAATATAACTGTGAGATGTGTAAGCACAAGAGTTGTGTTGCAAGGCATACATTTAGCAGGCTCTCCAGGGTCCTTATCGTTCATCTGAAACGCTATAGCTTCAACAATGCTTGGTTGCTGGTGAAGAATAACGAGCAAGTGTATATTCCCAAATATTTAAGCTTATCTTCTTATTGCAACGAAAGCACCAAACCACCTCTTCCCTTGAGCAGTCATGCACCTGTTGGGAAATGTGAAGTCCTGGAAGTCTCCCAGGAGATGATTTCTGAGATCACCAGCCCATTGACACCATCAATGAAGCTGACCTCAGAATCCAGTGATTCCCTGGTTGTACCTGTTGAACCAGAAAAGAATGCCGACCTACAAAGATCCCAGAGAGACTGTGGAGAAGCAAGCCAAGAGCAGCATCAGAGAGACCTGGAAAATGGCTCTGCACTAGAGTCAGAATTGGTCCACTTTAGGGACAGGGCAATCAGTGAACAGGAGCTTCCAGTGGCTGACTCACCGATGGACCAGCAAGACATTTCTCTTCCTGTGATCTGTGAAGATGGAGGGAAGCCGATCAGCAGCCCAGACACAAGGCTTGTTGAGGTTCATCTTCAAGAAGTGCCTCAACATCCAGAACTTCAGAAGTATGAGAAAACCAATACATTCGTAGAGTTCGATTCTGACAGTGTCATGGAGTCTACCAATGACTTTTATGAGTGTAAAGAAAACAGGGTTCCAGAAGGATCTCAAGGAATGACTGAACAGCTCCAGCAGTGTTTTGAGGAGAGCATCATAGAGGAATTTCTTCAGCAGGCACCACCTCCAGGTGTTAGGAAACCGGATGCCCAGGAACATGCAGAGGAGACCCCCAATCAGTCTACAGAATTAAGACTTCAGCAGGCTGACCTGAACCACCTCGGGGCATTGGGTTCTGATAACCCAGGAAACGAAAACATTTTAGATACAGACAACACAAGAGGTGAAGCCAAGGAACTGACAAGAAACGTGAAGATGGGGGATCCTCTTCAGGCCTACAGACTCATCAGTGTTGTCAGCCATATTGGGAGCTCCCCAAACTCAGGTCATTACATCAGCGATGTGTATGACTTTCAGAAGCAGGCCTGGTTCACATACAACGATCTATGCGTATCAGAAATCTCAGAGACCAAAATGCAGGAGGCAAGGCTTCACTCTGGGTATATCTTCTTCTACATGCACAATGGAATTTTTGAGGAGCTGTTAAGAAAGGCAGAGAACTCTCGGCTACTGAGCACACAGGCAGGAGTGATCCCACAGGAGGAATAA
- the ZIM3 gene encoding zinc finger imprinted 3, with the protein MNNFQGGVTFEDVTVNFTKGEWQRLNPEQRNLYRDVMLENYSNLVSVGRVETTKPDVILRLEQGKEPWLVEEEVLRNGRPEKNGDVGGQIWKPQDVKESLAREVPPINKEMLTTQKAVERTGSKKILELGIDNVSSLKSYVQNDSHNDNGYRKLVGENPSKFVGNQLKCDACRKSFGSESRLQSHLRRHAGQKSFECRRCGRAFGEKWKLDKHQKTHAEARPYKCEKCGNTYKQKSNLLQHQRVHTKEKPYQCKTCGKAFSWKSSCINHEKIHNAEKSYQCHECEKSFRQNSTLLQHKKVHTGQKPFQCPDCGRAFIYKSDLVKHQRTHTGEKPYKCSVCEKAFSQKSNVIDHEKIHTGKRAYECDLCGNTFIQKKNLIQHKKIHTGEKPYECNKCGKAFLQKSNLHTHQKTHSGERTYRCSECGKTFNRKLNLSLHKKTHTGQKPYECSECGKAFADKSYLVRHQKRIHSR; encoded by the exons ATGAACAATTTCCAG GGAGGAGTGACCTTCGAGGATGTCACTGTGAACTTCACCAAGGGGGAGTGGCAGCGGCTGAATCCCGAACAGAGAAACTTGTACAGGGATGTGATGCTGGAGAATTACAGCAATCTTGTCTCTGTGG GACGAGTGGAAACCACCAAACCCGACGTGATCTTGAGGTTGGAGCAAGGAAAGGAGCCATGGTTGGTGGAAGAGGAAGTGCTGAGAAATGGCCGTCCAG aaaaaaacGGGGACGTTGGAGGACAGATTTGGAAGCCCCAGGATGTGAAAGAGAGTCTCGCAAGAGAAGTCCCACCAATCAATAAGGAAATGCTGACTACGCAGAAAGCCGTAGAACGTACCGGATCTAAGAAAATACTTGAACTGGGCATAGATAATGTTTCTTC TTTGAAAAGCTATGTACAAAATGATTCTCACAACGATAATGGATACAGAAAATTAGTTGGTGAGAATCCATCCAAATTTGTAGGAAACCAGCTTAAATGTGATGCCTGCAGAAAGTCATTCGGTTCAGAGTCGCGCCTTCAGAGTCATCTGAGGCGGCATGCTGGTCAGAAATCCTTTGAATGTCGTCGCTGTGGAAGAGCATTCGGGGAGAAGTGGAAGCTTGATAAACATCAGAAAACGCATGCAGAGGCCAGGCCCTATAAATGTGAGAAATGTGGAAACACCTACAAGCAGAAGTCAAATCTCCTTCAACATCAGAGAGTGCATACTAAAGAGAAACCCTATCAATGTAAGACATGTGGAAAAGCCTTTTCTTGGAAATCATCCTGCATTAATCATGAGAAAATTCATAATGCCGAGAAATCCTATCAGTGTCATGAATGTGAGAAATCCTTCAGGCAGAACTCAACCCTCCTTCAACATAAAAAAGTTCACACTGGACAAAAACCCTTTCAGTGTCCGGACTGTGGAAGGGCTTTCATTTACAAGTCAGATCTTGTGAAACACCAGAGAACACACAcgggagagaaaccctataaatgtagCGTATGTGAGAAGGCCTTTTCCCAGAAATCCAATGTCATCGATCATGAGAAAATTCACACTGGGAAGAGAGCTTACGAGTGTGATCTATGTGGAAATACCTTCATCCAGAAGAAAAACCTCATTCAACATAAAAAAATCCATACTGGGGAAAAGCCCTATGAGTGTAAtaaatgtggaaaagccttcCTTCAGAAGTCAAACCTTCACACCCATCAGAAGACTCACAGCGGAGAGAGGACCTACAGATGTAGTGAATGTGGAAAAACCTTCAACCGGAAATTAAACCTTAGTTTGCATAAAAAAACCCATACTGGACAAAAACCTTATGAATGTTCCGAATGTGGTAAAGCCTTTGCTGACAAGTCATACCTTGTTAGGCACCAGAAAAGAATTCACTCCAGATAG